Within the Planctomycetia bacterium genome, the region GCCTTGCAAACCGTAGACGTAGGAGCCGAGCAAGAGATTCAAGACCGGCAAGAGTTCGTTCTTCGAGACATCGGCCTTGACTCCCGCGGCCCGAACTTCCGTAAAACCTTGCTTCACTTCGGGTCGTTGTTGCAGCGCAACCGTCAGCGCTTCGACGAGGTTCGGCTCGGCCGGCTCGTGATAGGGTGACTTGCTCGGCAGCAACTCCGTCGGTTGAGCGTTCAACCGAGGATCGTTGATCAAGGCCCGCAACTTCGTCTCGGCATTGGCGACTTCGGTGGCATAACGAATCACGGCGGCGTCGCGAGTCGCCACGGCGGCATCGGCCCGCACGATCTGACTCTTCGATACGTCGAAATCGGCCCGGCCTTGCAGTTCCCGCTGAATGTCGATAGCCGATTGCTTAAGCTTAATCCGCTGGAGTAAAGTGGCCCGCTGCAGACGCAGATCCCAATAAGCCTTGTGCGTCTCCATCAGGATCGCTTGTAAGTCTTGAATGAACTGCGCGCCGGCTTCCTGCGTGTTGAGTTCGGCCAAGCAGATGACGCTCGTGTTATAGACCTTGCCGCTGCCGTTCAACAACGGCTGTGTGTAGGTCAGCGTCATCCGTGCCGTTCCTTGATTCGGCGGCACGAAGAAGCGGGAATTGTTGTTCTGGTAGCCGAATTTCTGCGCCGCTTCGAATTGACCGCCGATCGTGTTCGTTTTCTTGATTCCCGCGCTCGAGTAAGCCGTTTGATCGATGAATCGGCTTGCGCCACCGGTCGTAAGAAGGTTGCCGACCGGGTCGCTGGTATCGGTAAACTTCGAATCGACGAACGTCCGGGGGTCGAACCGCGACATCGCGTCGGCGACTTGCGTTTCACGAATGATCGGCGAGTCGGAAGCGATCCGCACCTGCGGCGAAAAGCTCAGCACGCCGAGCACCGAGGCTTCCAAATCGATCGAGAGCGGCGTGCGCGTGCCGTCGAGCGGACGCTTGACATCTTCGTTCCACCAGGGTGTGAGCGCCTGGGCCGGAGGTGCTCTGCCATCGACGATCTGTGTCGGAGGCGATATCGGAAGGATTGCCGAACCAGCCGGAGCGATGGGCGCGACCATCGGCACTTGTGCGCGCAACAGCCCGCAGGCGAGCGATCCGCTAAGGATCGTCATCAGCAAGGTTGAGCGAACGCCGAAGTTCATCGCGTTTTTCCGTTCACAGGCGGTTGTGCGACCCCGTGAGAGCGCGCATGCGCTCTAATCCCTCTCATCGTTGTTATCGTCATCAAGCGTACGGAAAGGGTTGTTTCCGTACCTAATCCGTATAGTCCCCCCAGTCTTAATTCTTAGAAACGTCGGAGTTTCGAGATGCATCAGCCGCCTCGTCTATGGTGGCCTAGATTTCCTAGTATCGGACTCCGTGTTCTTCCGTGTTTCTATGACCTCGCTGCGCGCATTCCTTCGAGATCGCTTTCGCTCGCGGCAATACGCCGCCGAACGTCCGCCGGCGGTGCGCGCACTCGATTGCATGCAATTCGAGGATCGAACGCTCTTCAGCGCCACGCCGATGGCCGCCGAGGTGCTGGTCAACACCGACACGACCGGCGTGCAACAGACGCACGTCGAGGCGCAGCAGTCGGTGGCCGCAGATGCGTCGGGAAACTTCGTCGTCGCATGGACGAGCAACGGTCAGGACGGAAGCGGCGCGGGTGTTTACGCACAGCGCTTCGATACCACGGGAAATAAGGTCGGCGGCGAGATTCAGGTCAACTCGACGACCGCCAATGATCAACTCCATGCCTCGGTAGCCGCCGACTCA harbors:
- a CDS encoding TolC family protein; amino-acid sequence: MNFGVRSTLLMTILSGSLACGLLRAQVPMVAPIAPAGSAILPISPPTQIVDGRAPPAQALTPWWNEDVKRPLDGTRTPLSIDLEASVLGVLSFSPQVRIASDSPIIRETQVADAMSRFDPRTFVDSKFTDTSDPVGNLLTTGGASRFIDQTAYSSAGIKKTNTIGGQFEAAQKFGYQNNNSRFFVPPNQGTARMTLTYTQPLLNGSGKVYNTSVICLAELNTQEAGAQFIQDLQAILMETHKAYWDLRLQRATLLQRIKLKQSAIDIQRELQGRADFDVSKSQIVRADAAVATRDAAVIRYATEVANAETKLRALINDPRLNAQPTELLPSKSPYHEPAEPNLVEALTVALQQRPEVKQGFTEVRAAGVKADVSKNELLPVLNLLLGSYVYGLQGNSEIGDAWVSQYAQGRPTYWTGLQFEYPLYNRSANARMTQRLVELRQSTNKLQQTMIQVRAETEVAVREVTTTYREMVSKYQAMQADQTEIEYLTSRWRLAADDQQLAGVVLNDLLGAQERLAAAEYGFAAAEAAYNVALANLNAVTGSLLQADRVRISTVIVDGVPQTEVSTLQPLMELPPDHAPSSPEFSPPPLAPLPVNPSMTVPISAMPPTPGSIQSAQRSLRHDQTATGGPTLGPALMMQPLPSPAVTSAIAPASSYGGSARLLPPVASGITPLPPVAERDSETQQR